The DNA region ATGCCTTCATTGTGACTGCCATCTTGAAAATCCCCTCTGCTGAGGGCCGGCAcaaagccttctccacctgtgcATCCCATCTCACTGTGGTGGTCGTGCACTATGGCTTTGCTTCTGTCATCTATTTCAAGCCCAAGGCTCCCCAGTCTCTGGAAAGAGACACCCTGATGGGCATCACCTACACAATCCTCACGCCCTTCCTCAGCCCCATCATCTTCAGTCTTAGGAACAAGGAGCTGAAGACCGCCATAAAGAAGACCTTCTTCAGCAAAGTCTACCCAGAAAAAATATAATGATCTGGGAAGAATTACTTGGAAACAACTAAATTGTATTACCAGATGTTACCATTAGAAATGGCACCCTGTAAACATGTAATAACCTATATTTATCTGATGCTTTAAGGTTTACAAGGACCCTTGAAGGCAACATCCAAATATACACACAATGGTTAATCAACATTAAGAGTGTATTAAGATGTATAAGATGATGACACACAGGGAAAATCAGATTTCATGATTCTTACCTGCCGCAGGACATTTTATCAGGCAACATCAAACCTAGGATCTGTTCTTCTCCTACCAGAAGCTGGGGTGGTCTAATTACTCCCATGACCATTAATCTATATtatgaagagaaatggaagatgtCAGGTCCCCACCTTTTACTAGGCAGCAATGGGTACCTACAACATGGATTTTGCAAGGCTACAAAAGACTGAGCCAGATAATAACAGAGGAGAGCAAAGCACCCAAAATTTCGGCATTGCACATATCTGTGCAACAGCAGTTAGGAATAGTAAATAGAGCAGActcacagaaaaaataaaggaaatctctGCATTTCAAGTGCACATCTTGAGCAgctgcagagagacagagaagtctCCACAATCAGTTCAAGGAAAAATCCCACCATGAGAAATCACCTATTGTGTTAGAGAGTGATGTGGCACACAGGCTGGTGGGGAGCTCTTTGTTGAGATACAATGAGTACAGAGTCCAGGATAAAAGCATATCTCATGATCAGACAGGCTTAACACTTCCCTGTGGGCATGAAGGGGGATTTAAGGTTGACCATACTACATAGTATGTATAATttgtcaaaaatatatatatttaagagaatgacaaatactgtataatatcacttatatggaaaacctaaaaaAACTCGTAAAAACAGAGTAAAATTGTTGGTTACCAGGGACTGAGGGGGAATTGGGGAGATGTTTAAGGGTACAAATTTGCACCCagtagataaataagtcctggaggTCCCACccacagcatagtgattatggACAATACTGTATCAGTAAcataaaagttgctaagagactagaccTTAgctgttctcaccacaaaaatgaaatgatcatTATGTGACATGATTGAGGTATTAGCTAATGTTAGAGtagtaatcatattgcaatatataaatgtatcaaatcaacacatagtacaccttaaacttacacaatgttatgtgtccattatatctcaattaaaaaaggTTTCCTtgaggcatctggctggctcagttggtagagcatgtgactcttgatttgattgactctttcttttttttttaaacgattttatttatttatttgacagagagagagagatagccagcgagagagggaacacaagcagggggagtgggagaggaagaagcagactcccagcgtaggagccagacgtggggctcaatcccagaataccgggatcatgccctgagccaaaggcagatacttaacgactgagccacccaggcgccccgatttgattgacttttttttaaaaaagattttatttatttattcgacagagatggagacagccagcgagagagggaacacaagcagggggagtgggagaggaagaagcaggctcacagcggaggatcctgatgtggggctcgatcccagaacgctgggatcacaccctgagccaaaggtagatgcttaaccactgtgccacccgggtgccccaagatTTGATTGACTCTTGacttgatttcggggttgtgagttccagcgctatgggtgtagagattactcataaagaaaattaaaaaaaaaaaagttttccatatatacaatggactattactcagccaccaaaaagaacgatttcacaacatttgcagcaacatggacgggactggaggagataatgctaagcgaaataagtcaagcagagaaagacaactatcatatggtttcactcatttatggaacataagaagtaggaagatcggaaggagaagaaaaggaagaatgaaggagggataaacagaagggggaatgaaccatgagagactatggactctgggaaacaaactgagggcttgagaggggcaggggatgggggaatgggataggacggtgatgggtattaaggagggcacgtattgcatggtgcactgggtgttacatgcaagtaatgaatcatggaactttacatcaaaaactagggatgtactgtatggtgactaacataatataataaaaaattattattaaaaaatagttttccttaaattgtttttaaatatgaatttttgaatttttttaaaaggttttatttatttatttatttatttatttatttatttatttatttgacagagagagagccagagagagggggaacacaagcagggggagcgggagaggaagaagcagcctcccagtggagcagggagcccgatgtggggcttgaccccaggaccctgggatcacgccctggacAGAAGGCAGAcattcacgactgagccacccaggcgccctgaatttatgaatttttttaaaaataacaatttatcaTAATACTTAATGGACACCAGTTAATGGTGATATTGTTGTACACAACACCACATGTAATTAAAATGCACATGCAATAAATTAGTCAAACTAGCcaaagctaaaaaaagaaaatatgtttattcatatttaagTTGAATAGTAAACTACTCATCATTTGTCCCAAAGTTGAATTCAGTGTTTCTCTATAACTTAAGCAACAAAAATATCCCATGTCATCACAAAGTGGGAGGATGTAGGAGACAACTTCAAAGTGGGAAACCCAGACCATTCTCCTTTGCAGAATGTACACTGCACTGCATATTTACTGTTAATTTTCATGTACGTTATCTCATTATAGCCTCACAAAGAGGGATCAGGGCAGATAAATTCACATCCACTCCATTTGACAGAGGGGAAACTCAGGGTCAAAATGGTTGCATGACTCATGCAACATTATGCAACATAGTAAGGCCAAGTTTCTGTTGTAGGTCTTTTGTGAATTCCAGTCCTGGCCACCCAACACTTCACACACCATCTTCCTACAGTAGGTTTTGTGGGTCGCCTGTCCATGGAGGACTAGTCTATTCTCAAACCAAATACTCCAGAACCCTGAGAggcttttatctattttttattttttagtttttttttttttgagagagatagagtacaaatggggggaggggtagagggaaagggagagaaaggatcccaattaggctccatgctcaggacagagcccaatgcggagcttgatcccacgaccccgagattgCAATCTGAGTGGAAACCAGAtcagatgctcagccaactgagctaCCGGGTGCCCCTCCTGAGAGCCTTTTAAATCACAGGTGGGCAATTGCAACCCACCATGCACTGGAGCAAGAATTTTCAGGACATTGGTGGACTATTTCTACAGATTTGGGActacttcattattttataataagtttGGTCTTTCAGTGAATTCCTTTCACGCTGAGCCAAGATGCGCCCCTTTCCCAGCAGCAAAGCCAATATGGACAAGAATACAAGCTagcctcttcattttcttcattaaagGCCAGCTGGCCTCAGATCCTACTGGTATCTAATTAGAAAGAGAACCTGGAAGGTGGTTGGGTACCCATAGTGAGTCAGGCCCCCAGTGTCTTCTGATAACTTACTGTTATCCCTTAGGCTATCAGCTTTCCAAGATCAGGAAGTCTGTCCATCTTGCTCACCATTGCACAGCACCAACATGATATTTGGAAGATATaattgattaataaatatttcttgggtGGACCAATGTATTCCCTACAATACTGAACAAACCAGAATGCTGGCTTATAATATTTACTGTGAGAAACCTCATTGCCCTCCAAAGCACTGGCAGATGGTGTGGTGGGAGCTGTGTTTGAGGTCACACTGAACTGGGTTTGAACTTGCTTCTCATTTTCCCATCAAATTAGATTGACCTCTTACAGATATATCCCACATCTGtgtaaataaaagtatattcagAGCAGTGACATTTATGGTCGGAAAACATAACATTAGACATATTCGTTAGTATAGGATTGTTAAACAAACGTTGGTTCATTCATACTTGGAACACAAAGCAGGCATTAAAGCCATTTGATCCTTGGAATTCATCAGTGTCTTTTCTCCCCGGGGGGTCCTATCCAGTATCAGGGTTTTATGTACACTCTGCACACAGGTGACCCCAAATTCTTATCTTCATCCCTATCCAACAGCCTACACAGTATCTCCACATGAATATCTAGTAGGTATGTCAAACTTAATGTGTCCAAAACCTAACTCATGGAAGTTCTCATTGCCgttatcattctctctctctgtctgtctctgtctctctctttctcatacacAATTCTTCCACAGTCTTTCTTATCTCAGAAAACAGCAACTCAATCTCAATTCCCCAAAAACATTTTTGCTCAAAAATCATAAAGCCCTTCTCTAACCATACCACACAAAATAGAAACACCCTGGCCATGTCCTATGTCTCTTGATCTATGTTACTTGCCTGACACATGCTTAGTACCATCAGGCATATATCTGCTTATTGGATATTGTCTGTCTCTGCCCACCAGAATGTTGTTTGAGGTAGTCAGGGACTCTTGACCCATTTTGCAAACTGCTCTGTGCCTACACAGCATATGGTAagttctcaaatatttgttgaataaatcaatTTAGAAGAATGTTGGAAAGGTAACTGTGAGGTACAATTTTTGTCTATCCAAGCAGATGgacaaaaaaattttcaagtttgCTAACACTGTTGCAGTGGAGTGgctctcatacattgctgttTTGTGCTTGGGCAGCTCACTTCCCCTCTCTAAGCCTACCCTGAAAGAATGCACAGTACCTACCTTCTAAGACACTTTTAAGACTGAAGTAAGGCAATGATTGTGAAGGGCtaagcatggtgcctggcacaaggATATCCACAGTAGTTAGGATGACCTTGTAATTTCAGGTTTTGTTTGATGAGCTTGAGATCAGAGAGAGAGGTGTGAGTTGAGGCAATGACCAATTGGAGCCATCAACTTTGATGTATTCGTCTTGGTTATCAGTGCTGCAGAAGGAATAGGACTTCAGTGGAGAGGATTGGGGTCCAGCATTGGGAGAAGTGTGGCTCCATCTAAGCTTCCTGACCTAGCCCTCTTCTCCCAGAATCCTCTTCTCCTAGAATATTCTCTTTTCTGTGGCTCCTAGCCTCTATGAATGGTCCTCATGACTCATCACCATAGCGACAGCTAATGGCACTAGAGATAGGTGAAACCTAGCTCTCTCAAGAGATAAAAAGATGCTCTGAATTGCAGACAGGACTGTGCAGTGGTTAAGTGATGAAGCAAAGTGGCGTTGGTTAAATTACATCCCATCTCTTGCCCTCAGTTTCCTATCATTAAAATGGGTTTAATAATAATGTAGTCATCCCTTAGGATagttctgagaattaaataacATCATCTACGTAGGGTGATTGACAATGACTGGCACGCAACTGCACTCAAATAATGCCAACTTTTTAAGATCTGTTCAATAATTATTTGCAGCCTTCTATGTTTCAAGTCCTCTGCTAGTTTTGGGTGTACAGAGATGGGTCCATCACTATTCCCTGTCTTTGAAGAGTTTCTAGGTGCTTGATGGAATGACACACAGAGAAATATCAGGGCTCTCACCAAGATATGCACCAAGCACTAAAGGCCACCAAAAGGGGCATGACCTTCACCAGTTCTCCTCAGAGGACACTTGGAAGTTTCTGGAGAATTTTTGGTTGTTACAgctgaaggagctggagaaatTCTATAATATCTAATAGGTgaaggccagggatgctgttcaACATCCTAAAATGCACAGAACAGACCCTACCACAAAGAAtgagccccaaatgtcagtagtgccagtGATGACAAACCTTGTGGTATTTATTCAacagttattgagcacctactgtgtgccaggcactttttaAGATGCTACTAGGGATACAATGTTAAACTGATTAGACATGACCCCTGATTTCAGTGCTTGTACATGAGAGAGAAGGATGTGGATATTAAACAAATAATCAACCTAGTGAATATGATAAactgtgataaatgctatgaggaaaaagaaagaagttgccGTGATAGGAGTTGCTTATAAGGGGAAGGTAACTTAGTATGGGGAAATCAGGAAAGGCTTTcctgaggaggtggcatttaagGTCAGACCTAAGGATGTGTAAGAGAAGGGGGAGGGCGTTCCGGGTAGAAACAACAGTCTGTACAAAGTTCCTGAGGTCCGAGCATGCTTGGTTTACTATAGAACAGCTGAGGAGCTAGTGGGGCcggagagcaggggagggctgggggataGAATTGAAGATGATGTAGTGATTACTAGAGTTTGTACTGCATCTCAAGAGTATATAAATAGACTGGTGATTTTTCAGGTTTTCCCTTTAGGAAGATCCCTCTGGCCACTGGACAGAGATAGACTGGGGGGGataagggagaggaggaggaaaacacCCTTGAGGAAGGAGCTGGCAAGGGCAAGGGGGTCAAGGTCAACATGGGAGGAGAACAGAACTAGAGAGGTGAAGGCAGTAAATTGCATCTCTCAAGCTGGTCTTTGCCTCCAGCAATTAGCATTGAAACACTCCAATTAGTGCAGGGAGGGAAGGGTCCCCTAAAGTCTGGAGATCTCCCCAACAACAGCCCTTCTCTGTGCTCCAGACCTTTTAatcacctctctgggctctggGTCTGCCTTGGGGATACCAAAGAATGTGGCACAAAGGGGACCATTAGCAAGGAATGGCAAACAGTTGGgaatggaggggggaggggaacttCAGAAAGTGGGAGCTGaatactggaggggaggtgggaccCTTGGGCATGGGGATGGGGTCCTGGCCAACACTAGTGAGCAGAGCTGGGGGGCTGTCTTCTCTGTGATGTCAAAGATCATCACCTAAGATCCTGTTGTGTTTACATTGACTTTCTGACATATATTCCTATTCCTATTTTCTGTCACCAGATAAGTTAATAATGGCTTctattttttggtctttttcaggaaaaataaatgcaagggTACTGGGGGGGCAAGGATGGGGGAGTTTAGCAGGGCAGGGACTAGGCTCAGGCAAGTGAGGCATTCACATTGACCACCAAATTTAAGGGGCTACCAAAAAAATTCAGTGATCAAGATAAATCATAtttaatgcagtattttaaaagtaaaaattattccaaaaaatttaTGATGAACAGCACAACATTTTAAGTAAAGATGGGATGCAACGCTGTGCTTTCATAGCCCTGCCTCAAACATCGTCCTGACCCAGCCCTTGGAGTTTAGAATACGTCACTTATAGAAAAACATACATTCACTAAGTTCAATTTTTTTGggtgttttaaattttcaaaacaactCTAAAACAACTTTCAAAACAATACTAAAGAAAGCAAAGGACTAAATACAtggtttatttaaatttcagaatgCGTTGAGATTGGTCAATCACACTAGAATAAGTTGATTTTCTGATGACCACAGGGAAACACACTGACACTCCTTGGATATAATCCAGAAGCCTTTTATGACATCAGCTCTTTCAAATTCACAGTCTCTTACCCACTTCCCAGGTCAACCAGTATATTTGAAGATATCTTTGGGTCTGTGACCAGACAAGCTCTGGGTACACCCCAAGACTTGTGCTGGCCACTTAGACATACCTCGTACATGACAACTCTAAGAGGGGCAGCTCTTACCATCTGGGACTCTTTCTCATTTTGTAAGGGAAGCAAAGGATGTTGCCAAATATTGCTAATTAAATACCTCGAATCTTCTCAATACAACCCAGGAACCTGGCTTCAAAACGGgtcagagatttttttctcccctcgtagaaaatttatttatttatttatggaattcaattcaatttattatttattaattttattattatgttcaattagccagcatatagcacatcattagtttttgatgtagtgttcaacaattcattagttacatacaacacccagtgctcatcaccgcacgtgccctcctaatacccatcactcggttactccatccccccaccctctcccttctgtaaccctcagtttggttcctggagtttTTTTAGAGCAGAAATTTGGTGTTTGAACATGacaatattttctatattaataCATCTATTACTCAAAACCCAAACTAGAAATTCTACGGCCAGTTCTGTTGAGCTTACAACATGTCTCTCCCATCCTCTCACACTGGATGTTTCTTCttaaccctcccccaccccccaagaacAGCATATCTCCAGTTCTGCCTCATTTCATCAGTGCTTGCTAAAATTGGTCCCTTCTTTCCAATCCAGGTCTTCATCCCTTCTTGGAACACACTGGCTTCCTCTCCTTGTAACCCTGATAAACATATGCTTCTGATCCCCAGTTCCAACTTAAAGAATTCTAGTTTTTCCACTTCAGGGGCaagacctttattttattttatttttttataatagtaattttttattatgttatgttattcaccatacagtacatcattagtttctgatgtaaagtttgatgattcattagttgcgtataacacccagtgcaccaagcaatacatgccctccttactacccaacaccagcctatcccatcccccccccccccgaaaccctcagtttgtttcccagagtccatagactctcatggttcattcccccttctgtcagGGGCAAGACCTTTAATTAATGGATTTAATCTCTTAtatctctgcttcctcatcttcaaaatggaacTAATAATATGATCTTCCTTGTGAAGTAAGAGAACTGATGTGTGTTAAATCATTTAAGACTGCACCTATCATTAGTCAtctgggaaaataaaatcaaaaccataataagataccACCAGAATGGTTATGATCAAAAAGTTAGATATGttagtgttggcaaggatgtggagaaactgggaccctcacacactgctggtggggatgttaaacgatgcagccactttggaaaacattctaGCAGTTTCTCAAGTGATttaacatagagttaccatatgatccctcaattccactcctagctatATACCCCCCCacaatgaaaatgtatgtccacacagaaacttgaacatgaatgtttgttgcagcattactCCTTATAGCCAAAAGTCAGAAACAGCCCAATATCTATCAACaggtgaatgtataaacaaagTGCAGTCTATCAAACAATGGGAtttcattcagccataaaaaggaatgaaacactGATTCATGCTATCATGTGggtaaaccttgaaaacatactaagtgaaagaagccatgcACAAACAGATCAATATTGTATgacctccatttaaaaaaaaaatgtccagaacagTCAAATCTATAAAGACTGTGGATTAGTAGGTTTTTAagcctgggaggaagggaggaaagagggatgACAGATAAATGGTACAAGGTTTTATTtgaaggtgatgaaaatgttctaaattgactgtggtgatgatTACACATACCTTTAAGcgggtgaattatatggtatgtgaagTATATTTCCATagagctgttttttaaaagaccacaCCTAGCTGATGATAAATGCGCCCccccaaaatgggaaaaaatggaagcTGTTATCAGCATAACTATTaataaggaaagaaggaagataggaaggaaagaaggaaggaaaaagagagggagggaggaaaagaaagaaaaggaaggaaggaaggaaggaagggaggaaggaaggaaattactTTTGTTTCCAACTCAAATTTCTGGCTTTGTCTTTGAGCTAAAGATTTTATAAGTCCGGGGTTTGGGACAGCAGCCTCAGCACCcgagagcttgttagaaacacAGATTCTAGAGCTCTTTCCCAGACCTGTTGAATCAGACACTTTGGAGTGAGGCCCAGCAGTCTGTGACCTAACCACCCCTCCAAGTGACTGTGATGTGTCCCCGATTTGGAGACCCATTACCCCAGAGGACTCACTGGGCTGACCCCATACTGCATCCCTGTACCTTGCTGGCtttgtgaccctgagcaagtccGAATCTCACTGTGcccatttcctcatttatttttttattttttaaagattttatttatttgacagagagagacacagtgagagagggaacacaagcagggggagtgagaaagggagaagcaggcttcccactgagcagggagccccatgtggggctcgatcccaggaccctgggatcatgacctgagctgaaggcagacacttaacgactgagccacctaggcgccccccatttcctcacttaaaaacaaagtgcataaatgagtgaaaccatatgataattgtctttctctgcttgacttatttcacttagcataatctcctccagtcccatcagtgttgctgcaaatgttgggtaatcgttctttctgatggctgagtaacccCAAGGGGCTGTCTGACTCTGCCTGAGCACCTCCCTTGAAGTAGGACCCAACCTGTGGATGCTTCCCCCCAATATATCTGACTCCACAACACATGAAAGAGAAATGGatatttattgaggatttcaagggagtgagggaaggggaaTTTACATCAGGCACTTGATGGTAACTTCATAAACCTTATAAAATGTCCATTTACGTGCCTGTTCTTTCCTCAAACTTCTTCACCAGTCACTGGGCCCATCACTTCCTTTATGTCCCAGTCAACTACCAGCAACTGGTTTTTTCTCCTGTCCCAGTtctttccctcagcccagtccccaCTTCCTTAGTCCTCTCCCACATCTTTGCCCCATCTGTCCACACATCTCTTTTCTCTCAAGGAGAAACGCAAAtcacctctttttctttctgtaatttgtaTCTTCAGACTGTTATTCACCTCAGCCAACAAAGGCGACACAAAGGAGGAGACAACTTTCTACCAAAAATGTAAAGAACTAAAAATGAACAATCATTTTCTTCAtcaaaaatgctttcttttcctcaacATGGTATTCAGAATGAGAGCAATGTTGTGTCTGAAGCAGAGGACACAATGCTGGGTACACAGCAGGTGCCCAATCACAGTGTATGTATTTAGGCAGAGCAAGCATCCTTCATTCACACATTTGTAATAAACCATGTACATAGGTTTCCCAACACATTGATGTGGGcatgaccccccaccccctgccaccctCGGGCACAGCAACCAAGAGGAAGTTGACATACATTGGGAGGCTGTGACTCCAGTGAATACAGGAGGAATGAGGTCACTGAGactgggggaaaggagagaaaacaaacatttagaaTTTAGAGTACTTGCCAAGAAGGCAGGTGGGGGAATTCACAACCAATAATCatcaccaggggcgcctgggtggctcagtcagttaagcatctgcttttggctcggatcatgatctcagggtcctgggatccagccctgcatcgggctacctgctcagagggaagtctgcttctccctctgcctctgccccttccccgctcatgaattctttctctcaaataaataagatcttaaaaaaagatcatCACCACTGAAGCagaatcattcccattttatagatggaagcCTGAGGTGACTCTACCCAACACATCCTCTGCCACAAAAGAAGCCACTTCAGGGGCTCTGGGGATAGAGTTTGCTGAGGAAGGTCTTTTTCATGGCGGTCTTCAGCTCCTTGTTCCTAAGACTGAAGATGATGGGGCTGAGGAAGGGCGTGAGGATTGTGTAGGTGATGCCCATCAGGGTGTCTCCTTCCAGAGACTGGGGAGCCTTGGGCTTGAGATAGACGACAGAAGCAAAGCCATAGTGCATGACCACCACAGTGAGGTGGGATgcacaggtggagaaggctttgTGCCGGCCCTCAGCAGAGGGGATCTTCAAGATGGTGGCCACGATGAAGGCATACgagaggaagatgaggagaaagCAGCCCAGCAGGGAGGTGATACACACCAGGCCCACACCCAGGGCCACTAGTGGTATATCAGTTCCACAGGCCAGCTTCACCAGAGGCGGCACATGGCAGAAGAAATGGTGGACCTCATTGGGTCCACAGAAGGTGAGATGGAAAACGGCCATGGTCACCACCAGCCCCATGACCAAGCCACCAACCCAAGACCAGGCCACCAGGCAGGTGCAGCCACAGGGGCTCATGAGCACGTTGTAGCGCAAGGGgtggcagatggccacatagcggtcatagccCATGACTGTGAGCAGGAAGGAGTGGGTGAAGCCGAACATGAAGGTGAAGAACATCTGGCTGGCACAGGCCGCAAAGGGGATGGTGTGAAGGGTGGAGAGCAGGTCGGCCAGCAAGCGTGGGATGATGGCCAAGGTGTAGAGGATCTCAGAGATGGACAGGGCGCACAGGAAGAGGTACATGGGCGTGTGCAGGCCACGCTCACTCCAGACAGTGGCCATGATGAGCAGGTTCCCCAGCAGCGTAAACAGGTACATGAGCAGGAACAGCAGGAAGAAGATGGGCAGGAGATGTGGAGGGAAGGTGGAGAAGCCCACGAGGATGAATTCAGACATGGAGCTGTGGTTTAGACCCAGAGTGGCAGCCATCCCTGGGTTGGGAGAGAGTGAAGGCGGACTGGTGGGCAGTTGCTCCAGGTCCGCGCTGAACCCATGGGCCTGGGAGGACTTTCCGGGGGGAGAGGGGACCCTCCCCCTGCAGGCCATGGCCAGTCCCTCCGCCACCTGCTGCTCATGATGACTGGCAGCGCTCCTCGGAGCTGCTTGGGGTTCACAAAGATCGTACACTTCAAGTGCATagtgcagggcctggcacatagtaagaactcaggaaatgatggtaatagtaatagtaataataataatagctactattttaaaatctcagtggAAGGAGCTCAGGGTCTCTATTCAGCCACACCTGGGTTGAGTTCctcttcagatcttttttttttttttaaagatttt from Ursus arctos isolate Adak ecotype North America unplaced genomic scaffold, UrsArc2.0 scaffold_14, whole genome shotgun sequence includes:
- the LOC113256514 gene encoding olfactory receptor 10H1-like, with the protein product MAATLGLNHSSMSEFILVGFSTFPPHLLPIFFLLFLLMYLFTLLGNLLIMATVWSERGLHTPMYLFLCALSISEILYTLAIIPRLLADLLSTLHTIPFAACASQMFFTFMFGFTHSFLLTVMGYDRYVAICHPLRYNVLMSPCGCTCLVAWSWVGGLVMGLVVTMAVFHLTFCGPNEVHHFFCHVPPLVKLACGTDIPLVALGVGLVCITSLLGCFLLIFLSYAFIVATILKIPSAEGRHKAFSTCASHLTVVVMHYGFASVVYLKPKAPQSLEGDTLMGITYTILTPFLSPIIFSLRNKELKTAMKKTFLSKLYPQSP